The following are from one region of the Corylus avellana chromosome ca1, CavTom2PMs-1.0 genome:
- the LOC132178050 gene encoding putative RING-type E3 ubiquitin transferase C3H69 isoform X1: MSKRVLCKFFSHGACLKGEHCEFSHDWKASPNNVCTYYQKGLCTYGSRCRYEHVKASRGHSSASSSSTNAQQSLISDPVPQACSARTQLVGVTPVLGTPRELYASSRPLIPAAKPAWNQEFGHHDPLDDGDIGEPSGNRPADHSICSFAAAGNCPRGEKCPHIHGDLCPTCGKHCLNPFRPEERQEHLKMCEKKQKHLEALKHSQEIECSVCLERVLSKPTTAERKFGLLSECDHPFCISCIRNWRSSSPTSGMDVNSALRACPICRKLSYFVIPSVIWYTTKEEKQEIVDSYKTKLKSIDCKHFDFGNGNCPFGTSCFYKHTVKPGSYTWRHFRPPPRRPRPHRTNFVAMDDSFDVFEPLEGLEDFNAEDLFNEELTSLEMALLLMDMGFDTCDSSSDEEDLYSP, encoded by the exons ATGTCCAAGAG GGTTCTTTGTAAGTTCTTTTCTCATGGGGCATGTCTGAAAGGGGAGCATTGTGAGTTTTCACATGATTGGAAAGCCTCTCCaaataat GTTTGCACCTATTACCAGAAAGGACTTTGTACATATGGTAGTCGTTGCAGATACGAACATGTTAAAGCTTCTCGAGGCCATTCTTCTGCTTCATCTTCATCAACAAATGCACAGCAGTCTCTGATTTCAGATCCTGTTCCTCAAGCTTGTAGTGCTAGAACTCAATTGGTTGGGGTTACTCCAGTCCTAGGTACTCCCAGGGAGTTATATGCTTCAAGTAGACCTTTAATTCCTGCTGCTAAACCTGCCTGGAATCAAGAGTTTGGGCACCATGATCCTCTAGATGATGGGGATATTGGGGAGCCTAGCGGTAATAGACCAGCTGACCATTCTATCTGTTCATTTGCTGCTGCTGGTAATTGTCCCCGCGGAGAAAAATGTCCTCATATTCACGGTGACTTATGTCCCACTTGTGGAAAGCACTGCTTGAATCCTTTCAGACCTGAGGAAAGACAGGAACACTTGAAGATGTgtgagaaaaagcaaaagcaccTGGAGGCGTTAAAACATAGTCAAGAAATAGAATGCAGTGTTTGCCTGGAACGAGTTCTCTCAAAGCCCACAACAGCAGAACGGAAGTTTGGGTTGCTGTCCGAATGTGATCATCCATTCTGTATATCCTGTATCAGGAATTGGCGTAGTAGTTCTCCAACCTCTGGGATGGATGTTAATAGTGCTTTGAGGGCCTGCCCAATTTGTCGCAAGTTATCGTACTTTGTTATTCCTAGTGTCATTTGGTATACTACAAAGGAAGAGAAGCAGGAAATTGTTGACAGCTACAAGACTAAGCTCAA gTCAATTGATTGCAAGCATTTTGACTTTGGGAATGGAAACTGCCCATTTGGGACTAGTTGCTTTTACAAG CATACGGTCAAGCCAGGCTCGTACACATGGAGACATTTCAGGCCCCCTCCACGAAGGCCACGTCCACACAGAACCAATTTTGTGGCTATGGATGACTCGTTTGATGTGTTCGAGCCCTTAGAAGGATTGGAGGATTTTAATGCTGAAGATTTATTTAACGAAGAATTAACATCCTTGGAGATGGCTCTTTTATTGATGGATATGGGTTTTGATACATGTGATTCATCAAGTGATGAGGAAGATTTATATAGCCCATGA
- the LOC132161647 gene encoding ATP synthase subunit O, mitochondrial codes for MALAGRIKSGLPLLTKALRSDPLSAHRSALTLTNSEFSRNYATATGQKEEKVKVPLAMFGGSGNYASALYIAAVKGNALEKVESELLDLVEASKKSPTFAQFAKDLSVPADTRVKALQEISAEAKFSDLTKNFLALLAENGRLTHIDNITKRFVELTMAHKGEVKAVVTTVIPLPAEEEKELKETLQDIIGKGKKVKLEQKIDPTILGGLVVEFELKVFDMSIKTRARQMERFLREPINIGAL; via the exons ATGGCATTGGCTGGGCGCATCAAATCGGGCCTGCCTCTCCTCACCAAGGCTCTCCGCTCCGATCCCCTCTCTGCTCACAGATCTGCGCTTACTCTCACCAACTCTGAG TTCTCAAGGAATTATGCCACTGCCACTGGGCAAAAGGAAGAGAAGGTTAAG GTGCCTCTAGCCATGTTTGGGGGATCTGGTAACTATGCATCTGCATTATACATAGCGGCAGTAAAAGGAAATGCTCTGGAAAAGGTTGAGTCTGAGCTTCTTGACCTTGTAGAGGCTTCTAAGAAAAGTCCGACCTTTGCTCAGTTTGCAAAGGATCTCTCAGTACCAGCAGATACAAGAGTGAAGGCCCTCCAGGAAATCTCTGCTGAAGCTAAATTTTCTGATCTGACAAAGAATTTCTTGG CTTTGTTGGCTGAGAATGGGAGGCTGACACATATAGATAACATCACTAAGAGATTTGTGGAGTTGACCATGGCTCATAAGGGAGAAGTGAAAGCTGTTGTGACGACTGTCATT CCCCTTCCAGCAGAAGAGGAGAAAGAACTGAAAGAAACACTTCAAGATATAATTGGAAAGGGGAAGAAGGTTAAGCTCGAACAAAAG ATTGATCCAACTATACTTGGTGGGCTGGTGGTTGAATTTGAGCTAAAGGTCTTCGATATGTCCATCAAGACCAGGGCACGTCAGATGGAAAGGTTCTTGAGGGAGCCAATAAACATTGGTGCCCTGTAA
- the LOC132178050 gene encoding putative RING-type E3 ubiquitin transferase C3H69 isoform X3 translates to MSKRVLCKFFSHGACLKGEHCEFSHDWKASPNNVCTYYQKGLCTYGSRCRYEHVKASRGHSSASSSSTNAQQSLISDPVPQACSARTQLVGVTPVLGTPRELYASSRPLIPAAKPAWNQEFGHHDPLDDGDIGEPSGNRPADHSICSFAAAGNCPRGEKCPHIHGDLCPTCGKHCLNPFRPEERQEHLKMCEKKQKHLEALKHSQEIECSVCLERVLSKPTTAERKFGLLSECDHPFCISCIRNWRSSSPTSGMDVNSALRACPICRKLSYFVIPSVIWYTTKEEKQEIVDSYKTKLKSIDCKHFDFGNGNCPFGTSCFYKHGYRDGSLEEVVIRHLGAEDGHTVIAKDIRLSDFLANLHLR, encoded by the exons ATGTCCAAGAG GGTTCTTTGTAAGTTCTTTTCTCATGGGGCATGTCTGAAAGGGGAGCATTGTGAGTTTTCACATGATTGGAAAGCCTCTCCaaataat GTTTGCACCTATTACCAGAAAGGACTTTGTACATATGGTAGTCGTTGCAGATACGAACATGTTAAAGCTTCTCGAGGCCATTCTTCTGCTTCATCTTCATCAACAAATGCACAGCAGTCTCTGATTTCAGATCCTGTTCCTCAAGCTTGTAGTGCTAGAACTCAATTGGTTGGGGTTACTCCAGTCCTAGGTACTCCCAGGGAGTTATATGCTTCAAGTAGACCTTTAATTCCTGCTGCTAAACCTGCCTGGAATCAAGAGTTTGGGCACCATGATCCTCTAGATGATGGGGATATTGGGGAGCCTAGCGGTAATAGACCAGCTGACCATTCTATCTGTTCATTTGCTGCTGCTGGTAATTGTCCCCGCGGAGAAAAATGTCCTCATATTCACGGTGACTTATGTCCCACTTGTGGAAAGCACTGCTTGAATCCTTTCAGACCTGAGGAAAGACAGGAACACTTGAAGATGTgtgagaaaaagcaaaagcaccTGGAGGCGTTAAAACATAGTCAAGAAATAGAATGCAGTGTTTGCCTGGAACGAGTTCTCTCAAAGCCCACAACAGCAGAACGGAAGTTTGGGTTGCTGTCCGAATGTGATCATCCATTCTGTATATCCTGTATCAGGAATTGGCGTAGTAGTTCTCCAACCTCTGGGATGGATGTTAATAGTGCTTTGAGGGCCTGCCCAATTTGTCGCAAGTTATCGTACTTTGTTATTCCTAGTGTCATTTGGTATACTACAAAGGAAGAGAAGCAGGAAATTGTTGACAGCTACAAGACTAAGCTCAA gTCAATTGATTGCAAGCATTTTGACTTTGGGAATGGAAACTGCCCATTTGGGACTAGTTGCTTTTACAAG CATGGATATCGAGATGGCAGTCTGGAGGAGGTAGTTATACGACATCTTGGGGCTGAAGATGGGCACACTGTGATAGCTAAAGATATTAG GCTGTCAGATTTCCTTGCTAACTTGCATTTAAGGTGA
- the LOC132178050 gene encoding putative RING-type E3 ubiquitin transferase C3H69 isoform X2 — translation MSKRVLCKFFSHGACLKGEHCEFSHDWKASPNNVCTYYQKGLCTYGSRCRYEHVKASRGHSSASSSSTNAQQSLISDPVPQACSARTQLVGVTPVLGTPRELYASSRPLIPAAKPAWNQEFGHHDPLDDGDIGEPSGNRPADHSICSFAAAGNCPRGEKCPHIHGDLCPTCGKHCLNPFRPEERQEHLKMCEKKQKHLEALKHSQEIECSVCLERVLSKPTTAERKFGLLSECDHPFCISCIRNWRSSSPTSGMDVNSALRACPICRKLSYFVIPSVIWYTTKEEKQEIVDSYKTKLKSIDCKHFDFGNGNCPFGTSCFYKHGYRDGSLEEVVIRHLGAEDGHTVIAKDIRFSLCLLFSFQFSIFLPLSF, via the exons ATGTCCAAGAG GGTTCTTTGTAAGTTCTTTTCTCATGGGGCATGTCTGAAAGGGGAGCATTGTGAGTTTTCACATGATTGGAAAGCCTCTCCaaataat GTTTGCACCTATTACCAGAAAGGACTTTGTACATATGGTAGTCGTTGCAGATACGAACATGTTAAAGCTTCTCGAGGCCATTCTTCTGCTTCATCTTCATCAACAAATGCACAGCAGTCTCTGATTTCAGATCCTGTTCCTCAAGCTTGTAGTGCTAGAACTCAATTGGTTGGGGTTACTCCAGTCCTAGGTACTCCCAGGGAGTTATATGCTTCAAGTAGACCTTTAATTCCTGCTGCTAAACCTGCCTGGAATCAAGAGTTTGGGCACCATGATCCTCTAGATGATGGGGATATTGGGGAGCCTAGCGGTAATAGACCAGCTGACCATTCTATCTGTTCATTTGCTGCTGCTGGTAATTGTCCCCGCGGAGAAAAATGTCCTCATATTCACGGTGACTTATGTCCCACTTGTGGAAAGCACTGCTTGAATCCTTTCAGACCTGAGGAAAGACAGGAACACTTGAAGATGTgtgagaaaaagcaaaagcaccTGGAGGCGTTAAAACATAGTCAAGAAATAGAATGCAGTGTTTGCCTGGAACGAGTTCTCTCAAAGCCCACAACAGCAGAACGGAAGTTTGGGTTGCTGTCCGAATGTGATCATCCATTCTGTATATCCTGTATCAGGAATTGGCGTAGTAGTTCTCCAACCTCTGGGATGGATGTTAATAGTGCTTTGAGGGCCTGCCCAATTTGTCGCAAGTTATCGTACTTTGTTATTCCTAGTGTCATTTGGTATACTACAAAGGAAGAGAAGCAGGAAATTGTTGACAGCTACAAGACTAAGCTCAA gTCAATTGATTGCAAGCATTTTGACTTTGGGAATGGAAACTGCCCATTTGGGACTAGTTGCTTTTACAAG CATGGATATCGAGATGGCAGTCTGGAGGAGGTAGTTATACGACATCTTGGGGCTGAAGATGGGCACACTGTGATAGCTAAAGATATTAGGTTTTCTCTGTGCCTCTTATTTTCATTCcagttttccatttttcttcctctttctttttag